The DNA window GCTGGCCAAATTTGCCAATCTGCCATAGGAGGCTGGAATGCTCGACTCAAGACGCGAACGCATCATTCGCGCCAAAACCGGGCTCTTGCCGCCGCTGCTGATCGCGATCACCAGGGGCGAGCGATCGACGATGGCTGGCAGTATGACGCTACAGAGTTCGGGGCTGTCGACAACGTTTACCGGTAGAAGCCGCTGATGACAGGCCTCAGACACGTGTTGATTCAGCGCGTGGTCGTCGGTTGCGGCGATCACCAGAAAAACCTGGCCGAGGTCCGCCTCGTCAAACTCGCCTACCCTAACCTCACCGCCGGACTGCTCTGCCAGCGCCGCCAGCTCCGGGAGCACGTCACGTGCCACCACCCGAATCTTCGCCCCTGCCTTGCTGAGCAGGCGCGCCTTACGCAGGGCGACCTGCCCTCCCCCGAGCAGTAAGCACGGCTTGCCGGTGAGCTGAGTAAAAAGTGGTAAGAACTCCACCTTAGCCCCCAGCCAAACTCTCAAGCCCGCCCATATAGGGTCGAAGTGCTGCGGGGACCGTCACACTGCCATCGACCTGCTGATAGTTCTCAAGAATCGCCACCAGGGTTCGGCCAACGGCAAGGCCCGAACCATTCAGGGTATGCAGCAGCTCGGGTTTATCGGTGTCTGGGTTGCGCCACCGGGCGAGCATTCGCCGAGCTTGAAAATCGCCAAAGTTGCTGCAGGAAGAGATTTCCCGATAGGCCGCCTGCCCTGGCAACCAGACCTCCAGATCGTAGGTTTTCATTGCCGAGAAGCCGAGATCCCCACCGCACAACACCACCTTTCGGTAGGGTAATTCGAGCGCCTTCAGAATCGCCTCGGCGTGACCGGTGAGCTCTTCCAGCGCGGCCTCCGACTGACTTGGGCGCACAAAGCGAACCAGCTCGACCTTTTCAAATTGATGCTGGCGAATCATGCCCCGGGTATCGCGACCATAACTACCGGCTTCGCTGCGAAAGCACGGTGTGTGACAGACAAAACTCAAACCCGACTGGCCCAATGTCGCGTCGTCGACAATAGTGTCTCTGAACATATTCGTCACGGGTACTTCCGCCGTGGGAATCAGGTAGTAATCCTGTTCACCCTCCAACTTGAACAGATCCTCTTCAAATTTGGGTAACTGGCCAGTGCCGCGCAGAGAGTCGGCGTTGACCATAAAGGGCACATAGACCTCCTGATACCCGTGCTCACCGGTGTGAGTATCGAGCATCAACTGGATCAATGCGCGATGCAGACGGGCAATGCCGCCACGCATCACCGCAAAACGACTGCCGGTCAGCTTGGCTGCAGTATCAAAATCCAGCCCCCCGACCGTGCTGCCGACATCTACATGGTCCTTGACCTCAAAATCAAATTGCCGAGGTTCTCCCCACTTGAGCACCTCAACGTTAGCCTCCTCGTCGTCACCGGGAGGCACATCCTCAGCGGGGATATTGGGAACACCCAGCATCATATTATCCAGGGCGTCGTTGGCTTGGCTGGCGCGCTGCTTGAGTTCTTCCAGTTGGCTCTCAATCTTGGCCAGTATCTCGTTGACCTGGGCTTTCGCCTCGTCAACGCTGACTCCGGTTTTCACCAGTTCACCAATTTTTTTGGAGGCTTGCTTGCGCTCAGCCAACAGCGATTGGCTGGCAACGTCAGCCGCCTTACGCTCTTCGTCCAGCGACTTAAATGCGTAGGAGTCAAAGACAAAACGCTTCTTTTTCAGCGCCTCGGCGACGGCCTCTGGGTTTTGTCTGACTAACTTGATATCCAACATGTGAAGCAACTCCAATTAATACAACCCGACTAACGGGCAAGTTGTATCCCCAGCCAGCAGCCGACAATGCAGCTGACTAAAGTAAAAAAAACATAGCTCAACGCCAACATCGGGCGACCTGATTCCAACAGGGCAACAGTTTCCAACGAAAAGGTCGAAAAGGTGGTGAACGCGCCCAAAAAGCCGACCATGAGAATATGGCGCGAGTCGGGATGCAAGACCGATTTCTCGGTAATGATGACGTAGAGTACGCCGATCAGGGTCGAGCCCAGCAAATTCACCAGCATCGTCGCGGTGGGCCAGGCGTGGCTGGGTGCTACGCTAGTCACCAAGCGAGAAACGCCGTAACGCCCCAGTGCGCCGGTGGCGCCGCCAATGGCGACCAGTAGTATTTGCAAGCTCATGACTGCCCCCTTTCAAGGGCTATATTCTAGCAGCATCCGCCTCAAGGATAACGCTGCCGCGTACTGCGATTATCCTTGTCCCTTAAAAAGCGCAATTTTTCTGCGATTTTTTTCTCCAAGCCCCGCTCGACTGGCTGATAGTAGCGCCGATCTTTCAAGGGCTCTGGCAGGTAGCTTTCGCCAGCAGCGTATGCTTCGGGCTCGTCGTGGGCATAGCGGTAGCCATCACCGTAGCCTTGGCCCTTCATCATTTTTGTCGGCGCGTTGCGAAGATGCATCGGTACGTCGAAGGACTGTCCCTGGGCAATTTCCTGGCGCACTTTGTTGTACGCGGTATAGACCGCATTGCTCTTGGGGGCAGCGGCCAGGTAACACACCGCCTGAGCCAGCGCCAGTTCTCCCTCGGGGCTGCCGAGACGTTCCTGAACATCCCAGGCGTCAATGCAAATACGCAATGCGCGAGGGTCCGCGTTACCGATATCTTCAGAGGCCATCCGCAACAGGCGGCGGGCAATATATTGCGGCTCACAACCGCCATCGAGCATTCGCGCAAACCAATAAAGCGCACCGTCAGGAGAGCTGCCTCTTACCGCCTTGTGCAGCGCTGATATCTGTTCATAGAAAAGATCCCCTCCTTTATCAAAGCGGCGGGTCTGCCCCTGCAGCACGCGGTCAAAAACCGAAGCGTCGAGGGTAGCTTCACCACCGGATTGCCGCGCGGTATCCAGCGCAATTTCAAGCAGGTTTAGTGCGCGCCGACCATCGCCGTCGGCAAATTCAATCAGCCTCCCGAGCTGCGCTGGGTCTGCTTGCCAACCCTCTGCAGTAAGCGCGCGCTGAAGAATCTGCTCAAGGGCCGTCGCGTCCAGCGCGGCAAGATGGTAAACCCGAGCCCGAGACAGCAAAGCATTGTTTAATTCAAAGGATGGGTTTTCGGTGGTTGCGCCGATAAAAATAACCGTTCCGTCTTCCACATAGGGCAGAAAGGCATCTTGTTGCGCTTTATTGAACCGGTGGACCTCATCAATAAAGAGCACGGTTCGGCGACCGTATTGCAATTCAGTTTTCGCCTCTTCCACCGCCTGGCGAATATCTTTGACCCCGGCTAACACTGCAGACAAGCTAATAAAACGCGCCTCACAACAGGTGGCAACCAGTTGCGCCAGGGTGGTTTTCCCTACCCCCGGCGGCCCCCACAAGATCATCGAATGAAGCTGCCCAGAATCCAGCGCCTCGCGCAGAGGCATGCCCGGTGCGAGGATGGCTTCCTGGCCGAGATACTCAGTGAGCTGCCGCGGCCGCATCCGCGCGGCAAGGGGCGCCTGCAAGGGCGCCTCGTTGGCAGGCATCAGGAACTACCCTGGTCGGTTTCCTGGAAGGTGAAATGCTGGGCGGGGAATTTGGGCTTGTAATCAGGCTTGATGAGTTTGATATCCGTACGCTGCTCAAGGGTATCCACCAATGCCATGCCAATCAGTTTGCCCTGGTTAAAGTGCAGCACCAGCTGGGAAAAATTGCCGCCCTCCTCCTTGGGTGTGAGGATAAAGCTGCGCTCAATGCCATTTTTGCTGATCGCCACATCAAAGTTACTGTCCAGCTGCTCGATCGAGGCGCCCAAAATCATCGCTGGTGCCTGGGCCAGACTGGGATCAAAGGGCTCAGTATTGAGCTGGTCCAAATCGGCATCATAGCGCCACAAGGTGTCGCCATCACTGATCATCAGATAATTAAAGGGCTCAGTGCTCTGCCAACGAATTTTATTGGGGCGCTGCAGAGAGATTTGGCCACTGCTTTTCTGAAGGACCGCCCCATCGGCGTCAACGACGGTTTGTTCAAACCCGGATTGCAGGCTGTTCGCGCTAGAAAGCAACAAATGTAGCTGCGCCACATCGCCGTCTGCCACACTGACCGACGTCGCACACAGCAAAAAAAACATCACAAACAAACGACGCATTTATGTCTCACTCCGCAGGAGGAGGCGCCAGAACCTCCCTGCTTCCATTACTGGCCATTTCCGACACCACACCCGCAGCTTCCATGGTCTCGATCAATCTGGCGGCCCGGTTGTAACCGATACGCAGCTTGCGTTGCACTGCTGAAATTGATGCCCGCCGAGATTGGCAGACAAAATAAACGGCTTCATCATAGAGGGCATCCCCCTCACCATCACCGCCGTCACCATCGGGCGACATGCCCGGCATGGCGTCACTGGTGCTGCCTTCTTCTAGCAGGCCATCGATGTAGCGAGGCTCGCCCCGACGTTTCCAGTCCGCAACCACCCGGTGCACCTCGTCATCCGACACAAAGGCGCCGTGAACACGGACCGGTAAACCACTGCCGGGTGGCAGGTAAAGCATGTCGCCGTGCCCAAGCAGCTGCTCGGCGCCGCCCTGATCCAGAATCGTGCGAGAGTCAATCTTGGACGACACCTGGAAGGCGATCCGGGTGGGCACGTTGGCCTTAATCAAACCAGTAATCACATCCACAGATGGCCGCTGGGTGGCCAGAATCAGGTGAATCCCCGCCGCCCGTGCCTTTTGGGCAATACGCGCGATCAACTCTTCCACCTTCTTGCCGACGATCATCATCATGTCGGCAAACTCATCAATCACCACCACAATCGCCGGCAGAACCTCCAGCTCGGGGGCCTCGGCCTCTTCCATGCCGGCCTCAAAATGCTCATCCGGAATCCACAGCGGATCTTTTAATGGGTTGCCTGCCTGAGCAGCATCGCGCACCTTTTTATTGAAGCCCGCGACGTTGCGCACCCCCATGGCCGACATCAGCTTGTAACGGCGCTCCATCTCCGCCACGCACCACCGCAAGCCGTTGGCAGCATCCTTCATATCGGTAATGACCGGGGTCAGCAAATGGGGAATCCCGTCGTAAACCGACAGTTCCAGCATTTTCGGGTCAACCAGCAGCAATCGCAGATCCTCAGGAGTCGCTTTGTATAGCAGACTAATCAGCATTGCATTAACGCCAACTGACTTACCGGAGCCGGTGGTACCTGCGACCAGCAAATGTGGCATTTTTGCCAAATCTGCGCACACCGGCTCGCCGGAGATATCGTGGCCCAGGGCCAGCGTCAGTAAGGATTTGGCTGAGTCAAAGGCTTCGGAAGACAAGACCTCACGAAAATTGACGATCTCGCGATCTTCATTCGGAATCTCGATACCAACGTAGGGCTTGCCGGGGATGACCTCCACAACCCGGACGCTGATGACCGCCAGCGAGCGGGCCAGGTCCTTGGCCAGATTGCTGATCTTGCTAACCTTCACCCCGGCATCGGGCTCCAGTTCAAAGCGGGTAATGACCGGGCCAGGAAACACCGCCACCACCTTGGCCGACACGCCAAAATCGAGCAGTTTGATTTCTAGCAGCCGGGACATGGCCTCCAGCGTGTCGGGTGAATAACCACGACTGTGGTGAGAGGCTTCATCGAGAATATTTAGTGGCGGCAAGGTGCCAGTGACCGGGCCATCAAACAAGCCTGTCTGACGCTCCTTTTCCACCCGCTGAGACTTGGGTGCAGGTTTGGCAGGCACTTCAATAGTGGGTGCAACGCGGGTTTTTTGAACCTCGGTTTTACGGGCGACCGATTCCTGCCGCTTTTGTGTGGCAGTGCGGGCCGCTTTCCGCTCAGCCTGGGCCAACTTGAACTGGTAGGCTTTGTCACGGGCCAGGTCGAGCAAGTGCAGCGTTTTGGCGCCCAGCCAATCCATCAGCCGAATCCAGGAAAGGTCCGTAAAGATCGTTACCCCAAACAGCAAGATGGCGGTCAACAGCAGTCGGCTACCAAAGCCGCTGAAGGATTCGACCGTTGCGTGGGCAATGGCGTCACCGAGCACACCGCCCGCGCCAAAGGGCAGCCCACTGCTGCCTCCATCCTGATTCGCCGCCAGACCGGTGCTGGCAATCATAACCAGTACAAATCCGATAATGCGCAGAAACAGTATTAAAGAATCAAAAGCCGGTGGCGCGAGCCGATCCCGAAACAGTCGCCAGGCTCGAAACCCCAGCATCGCGGGAAAAAGATAGGCCATGTAGCCGAACAGGGCAAAGAAGACATCTGCCACCCAGGCGCCCACGGGACCAACGGCATTGGCGACCGCGTCACCGGTGCCCGTCCTGGACCACCCTGGATCATTTGCACTGTAGGTCGCCAATGCCATGACGATCAGGATGCAAAAGGCTGACAGGCCGATGAGCATGCCTTCTCTCAGTCGCAGCTGCAGTGTGTCACTGCGCTCAGACTTTGATGCAATCGTTTGTTTTGCCAAGAAAAAACCGGCTCCCTTCTGGATCGGATTGAGTCGTGGAGGACACCTTAAAGGCCCGGCAATGTTAGCATCAAGATCGTGCCGTTGTCGCCG is part of the Spongiibacter taiwanensis genome and encodes:
- the serS gene encoding serine--tRNA ligase; translated protein: MLDIKLVRQNPEAVAEALKKKRFVFDSYAFKSLDEERKAADVASQSLLAERKQASKKIGELVKTGVSVDEAKAQVNEILAKIESQLEELKQRASQANDALDNMMLGVPNIPAEDVPPGDDEEANVEVLKWGEPRQFDFEVKDHVDVGSTVGGLDFDTAAKLTGSRFAVMRGGIARLHRALIQLMLDTHTGEHGYQEVYVPFMVNADSLRGTGQLPKFEEDLFKLEGEQDYYLIPTAEVPVTNMFRDTIVDDATLGQSGLSFVCHTPCFRSEAGSYGRDTRGMIRQHQFEKVELVRFVRPSQSEAALEELTGHAEAILKALELPYRKVVLCGGDLGFSAMKTYDLEVWLPGQAAYREISSCSNFGDFQARRMLARWRNPDTDKPELLHTLNGSGLAVGRTLVAILENYQQVDGSVTVPAALRPYMGGLESLAGG
- the lolA gene encoding outer membrane lipoprotein chaperone LolA, which codes for MRRLFVMFFLLCATSVSVADGDVAQLHLLLSSANSLQSGFEQTVVDADGAVLQKSSGQISLQRPNKIRWQSTEPFNYLMISDGDTLWRYDADLDQLNTEPFDPSLAQAPAMILGASIEQLDSNFDVAISKNGIERSFILTPKEEGGNFSQLVLHFNQGKLIGMALVDTLEQRTDIKLIKPDYKPKFPAQHFTFQETDQGSS
- a CDS encoding DNA translocase FtsK, which produces MLIGLSAFCILIVMALATYSANDPGWSRTGTGDAVANAVGPVGAWVADVFFALFGYMAYLFPAMLGFRAWRLFRDRLAPPAFDSLILFLRIIGFVLVMIASTGLAANQDGGSSGLPFGAGGVLGDAIAHATVESFSGFGSRLLLTAILLFGVTIFTDLSWIRLMDWLGAKTLHLLDLARDKAYQFKLAQAERKAARTATQKRQESVARKTEVQKTRVAPTIEVPAKPAPKSQRVEKERQTGLFDGPVTGTLPPLNILDEASHHSRGYSPDTLEAMSRLLEIKLLDFGVSAKVVAVFPGPVITRFELEPDAGVKVSKISNLAKDLARSLAVISVRVVEVIPGKPYVGIEIPNEDREIVNFREVLSSEAFDSAKSLLTLALGHDISGEPVCADLAKMPHLLVAGTTGSGKSVGVNAMLISLLYKATPEDLRLLLVDPKMLELSVYDGIPHLLTPVITDMKDAANGLRWCVAEMERRYKLMSAMGVRNVAGFNKKVRDAAQAGNPLKDPLWIPDEHFEAGMEEAEAPELEVLPAIVVVIDEFADMMMIVGKKVEELIARIAQKARAAGIHLILATQRPSVDVITGLIKANVPTRIAFQVSSKIDSRTILDQGGAEQLLGHGDMLYLPPGSGLPVRVHGAFVSDDEVHRVVADWKRRGEPRYIDGLLEEGSTSDAMPGMSPDGDGGDGEGDALYDEAVYFVCQSRRASISAVQRKLRIGYNRAARLIETMEAAGVVSEMASNGSREVLAPPPAE
- the crcB gene encoding fluoride efflux transporter CrcB, producing MSLQILLVAIGGATGALGRYGVSRLVTSVAPSHAWPTATMLVNLLGSTLIGVLYVIITEKSVLHPDSRHILMVGFLGAFTTFSTFSLETVALLESGRPMLALSYVFFTLVSCIVGCWLGIQLAR
- a CDS encoding replication-associated recombination protein A, with the translated sequence MPANEAPLQAPLAARMRPRQLTEYLGQEAILAPGMPLREALDSGQLHSMILWGPPGVGKTTLAQLVATCCEARFISLSAVLAGVKDIRQAVEEAKTELQYGRRTVLFIDEVHRFNKAQQDAFLPYVEDGTVIFIGATTENPSFELNNALLSRARVYHLAALDATALEQILQRALTAEGWQADPAQLGRLIEFADGDGRRALNLLEIALDTARQSGGEATLDASVFDRVLQGQTRRFDKGGDLFYEQISALHKAVRGSSPDGALYWFARMLDGGCEPQYIARRLLRMASEDIGNADPRALRICIDAWDVQERLGSPEGELALAQAVCYLAAAPKSNAVYTAYNKVRQEIAQGQSFDVPMHLRNAPTKMMKGQGYGDGYRYAHDEPEAYAAGESYLPEPLKDRRYYQPVERGLEKKIAEKLRFLRDKDNRSTRQRYP